The Thermocladium sp. ECH_B genomic interval CTAGGTTCTTCATCTTGTCTGACAAGGATTGTGCCTCAGCTATCTTGTTTTGTAGGTAGAAGTAGTCCTCCTTAGTTCTAACCCCCTTATAAAGAAGCCAAGAACCATCATCGATCACCACGCTCGCCAAGACATTGATGCCTAGATCTAAGTTAAATCACCAAAGGGGGGCAAAATGGCTTCAATGAATGCTCTTTCTTTCGCCGCGAAGGATATGCTTGCTCCTCCTTCCCGTTTTGGTTTCCTCAACGCCCACCTCCACGGGGATTGAGGCATACCAAGCATTTCCAACCTCATCATAGTATATCTCCAGCCTACCTTGCTTGCCGTGCCACCTTAATCTACCCGTAAAATTGATTTCTAGGCCGAAGTCCTTGAGAATGATGTGATTCTGTTCATCCACGACATACCTATCTTGTCTCACGACTAGGAGGAGTTTCCTCCCTCCAGTCTCCCCATCCTTCCAATAACTTGGCGGCGAAACGCGGTTCATGTGGGGTGGTAGTTTGTTTTCCTTCCTCAACCTCAATAGGGAGAAGAATGAGTTCCATGCCTCATTATTCTTCTGCATGACTGCTTGCGCGTTAACCCCTAGTTCTTCCTTATACTTCTCGTAGCATTTGCCCCAAGTCCCCTCGAAGTCCACTTTTTCACCGCGGAAGAATTGCTGCCTCCTCTCATAATTAACCTCGTTAAACAACTTGGCCGAGGTGTCGGCTAGCCTCCTCAGCTTCCTTTCTTGGAAGCCATTTGGTAGGAGGCGAACCACGTTAGTAGTCCTTCTATTCTTGAATTCGATTTCTTTGATGTCCTCTCCCGGTATTGCGGGGGAAGTCGGCCCCCGCCCCCCACTCTCTAAAAATTGACCGGGGGAAGACATCCTAAAGAGGGATAGTAAGAGGCTTTTAAACCTTACCCCGCCCCTAAAGGGGCGAGGTTTGTTGTTCGTTTTATAACCACAACTAGAAGCGCAAGAAGATGAAATAAACATTTTTACCTATCTTTGTTTATAATTATTTTGTTTCTTCTTCCTCTTTCCTCTCCGTCTCCAACTTAAGCCTTGGTCTCAGGCTTGGCCCCTCGTACTTGGCCACGGATATTTCCTCAAGCGATATTCCCTTGGTCTCCGGAGTGAAGAATATGGTGAATACGAAGGCTGCCGCAGTTATTGCCGCAAGGAACTCGAAGAACGTTAATTTCCCTAGGGTTAATGCTATGTATGGGAACTCGAATGCGCTGAAGAATGACACTAGCCTAGTTATTGCCGTGGCGCCGCCCATTGAGGTGGATCTAAGCTTCGTGGGGAATAATTCTATGGCGTAGAGACCCATGGTGTTCCCGGGACCCAGGTTCCCCATGCCGTACCAAAGTATTAATCCTATTGTTCCTATAACCATGGCCACTAAGCCGCCTATTAAGGCGCCAAGCGCCACGAGAACCATTCCCAGCGTGGCGAAGCCGAAGCCGAGCAATTGCAGGAGGCGGCGGCCCCACCTATCATTTAGGAATGCGGCGCCCATTGCGCCCAATGCGCCCGGTATATATAGCAGGGCCGACATTAATATGGAGGAGGCGCCCGTGAAGCCGAGCATTGATATTATAGATGGAGCGTAAAGGCCGAATCCATAGGATCCAATATCATAGAGGATCCACTGCACCCAAACCACCGCCGTTCTCTTGAGGTACTCGCCCCTGAATAGCTCCAGGAAGGATCCGGGCCTCACGTGTGATAATTTCCTGTTCTCGGTATCCACAAGCTTATCTATATCCTCCTCACGCATGCCAGTGGCGTGTGATAAATTCTTGGCCTCTGCTATGGCCTCCTCATTAGGCTTCACCGCGACTCTCCAGCGGCTTGATTCCGGCATGCGGCTCCTCATCACTATCGTGATTAAGGCAATGACTGCGCCTATTCCTAATGCCCACCTCCAGCCATATATCGGGTCAATCAAGTAGAAGATGTAGCCAAGCATGAATGCTATGAATGCGCCCACGCTCCAGAACGTGTAGACCCAGCCGTATCCCATGCCCCTCTTTCCAGTGGGATACATCTCCGTGGCGTAGACGGGGCTCAGTGCGTAGTCGGCGCCAACTCCCCACCCAACGAAGAACCTGTAAATAATCATTTGAATTATGTTGGTGGATACAGCGCTGAGGGCGGCGAATACCACGAAGAAGATCAAGTCAAACGTGTATAGGTACCTCCTGCCCAATCTGTCAGAGAAGTGCCCGAAGATCAATGCCCCGAACATTGCGCCAAGCAACGCTGCTCCAGTAACGAAGGCCAACTCAAAGCTATTGTACTGGAAGAACTTGAACTTTATTAGCGAGAATGTGAAGACGCTTATTACGCTGAGGTCATAACCATCTAGCAGGTACCCAAGCGCGGAAACCACGGTATACGTGGCTCTACTGGGGTAGTGAGTCTGATTACTCATACGGTTCACGGGGAAAATAGGGGAAAATACATGCTTATAAGTATTGTCTTTTTACCATACAAACATTATATATATCTATATAAGGCCTAAAAAATAGGTATTTTCATGATTCATTATTTGACAAGGCCCAAGGAGTCTCCCGGGCCCAACCCATGGCTCTCGCCACGGCCGCCTTCCAGGCCCCATATAATTGCTCCCTCTCAGTGAGCGGCATTCTTGGAATGAACACGGCCTCGGGCCTCCATAGCCCAGCCACATCGCTTAAGTCCCTCCATAGCCCAGCCGCTAATCCAGCGAGGTACGCGGCGCCAAGCGAAGTCGTCTCCGTGTTGATGGGCCTCACCACTCTTAGGCCAGTTATATCGGCTTGGAACTGCATCAATAAGTTATTCCTGGAGGCACCCCCATCAACCCTTAATTCATCCCCATTAATTCCAGCCACGGATCTAAATGACTCAAGAACATCCCTCGCCATGTACGCCACGGCCTCCAGCGCGGCCCTAGCCAAGTACCTCGCGTCGCTGCTCCTCGTTAATCCAATTATGGTTCCCCTCGCGTATTGATCCCAGTATGGCGCCCCTAAACCGCTTAGCGCCGGCACGAAGTAGACTCCCCCATTCCCGCTCACCTGCCCCGCTAACTCCTCCACTTCACGGATCGACTTAGCGATGCCTGCATCAATAACCCAACGAATCGCTGCTCCCCCGATCAATATGCTTCCCTCCAATGCATACAAGGCTGATCCCCGCTGAGTGGAGTAGAAGATCGTGGATAGTAATCCATTCTTAGGCTCCATGATGTCCTCCCCAGTATTCATTAAAATGAATGTGCCGGTTCCATATGTTGCCTTAATGCTTCCCCGCCTAAATCCAGCTTGCCCAAATAAAGCGGCTTGTTGATCGCCCACCATCCCTGTGACAGGCACCTCGGCTCCAATTAACTTAGTCACATCGGGCCCCGTGTATCCAAACAAGTAATGACTGCTGGGCAAGGGGAGAGGCAGTGAATCCGAATAAATTGATCCCATGACCTCGAGCAGCTCGGGATCCCAATCAAGCAGGCGTATATTGAACAACATAGTCCTGGAGGCATTGCTGTAATCCGTGACGTGCGCGCCGCCCCTCGCATTAATTAATTCCCTGCCGCCCCTCGTCAAGTTCCACGTTATCCATGAATCGATTGTCCCAAACAATGCCTCGCCCCTCCGCGCCTTATCACGTAGCCCAGGCACGTTGCTCAGCAGCCACTGTATCTTTGGTCCACTAAAGTATGAGTCCGGCACTAGCCCCGTCTTACTGATTATATCATTGCGAGGCAGCGACTCAACTAGGCTAGTCGTGCGCTTATCCTGCCAAACTATCGCGTTGTGAAGCGGTAATCCTGTTATGGGGCTCCAGGCCACTATTGTTTCCCTTTGATTCGTGACGCCTATCGCGGCTAATTGCTTGGGATCTATTCCGCTGTTCGTAATTGCTTCCTTGATCGTTATCTTAACGTTGCTCCAGATCTCCAGGGGATCATGCTCAACCCATGAAGGCCGCGGATATATTTGGGAATGCTCCCTACTGCTCCACCCAATCATGTTCCCCCCAGAATCTATTATGCTGGCCCTTGTACTGCTTGTTCCCTGGTCAATCACTAATACGTGGCTCCCCACGCCCATAGGCGTGGAATCCCTGAATTATAAATCTGGAGCCTTAAGGACTATGATCGGCGAGATTCCTTGAACTAAGTAACTAACTTATGTATTCAAGGCCGATCCTTCCAAGTGAAGATAATGTTTCTATTCCTTGATGGCATTCTAATATTGATTAAATCCAGGGACTGAATCTTCTTTATGTCAATAGAAATGTTCTCGTATTTACTTTATATCCCTATATGGTCTCCCACGCGGGACTGTGCACAGAAGGGTGGAAACGATAAGGATGTGATAAAACGAACGGCAAACCTCGCCCCTTCTAGGGCGGGGAGGAGGTCAATTAGCTTGTTTTTAGGAATATAGATGCAACGAGTGCCAGCAGCATCATGGTTGATACTATCGTTATGGAAATGAATTGATGCGTGGGAAACATTGAGCCGAGGAGCGACGGTATGAACGTGACGCCTAGGTTAGTGGCTACGCTGTACATTGATGTGGCGAGGCCGGCCCTGGCCGGGTCCTTAACGTAGCTTGTAACTGATGCGAGCGCCATTGACCAGAACGCGTTGCCGACGAAGCCGAATATGAAGAATAGAATTGAGAGGAGCAGCACTTGGGCCGTGTATGCCAGGTAGTAGCTAAGCAATGCGGCTGATGCGAGGGAGAGGAGGCTAGTCAGCACTAGGCCTAGNCTCACCTTATTTATGTACTCAAAGAGCGTNGGNAGAATTATTGCGCCCAGGGCTGAGCCGAGGAANGNCAAGCCCCCGAACTCGCCGCCATACGTTAACGCATNGCTTATGGGTAAGCCATTATGGGCAAGCATCGTGCTTGCTATTGAGCTGAACATGACTGATAAGGAGGCNACCGTGAATCCAATGTACCAATTCTTCAGCATACCCACCTGGAACACGCCTCTTAATGATCTGCTGTACTTGGCCGGGTAATTCCTTGAACCCATGATCATCCATGCAAGGGCAATTATGGATAATGCGCCGGAGACGTATAGAGAGCCGCGTAGTCCCCAGGCCAGGAACATGTGGGGACCCAGGAGGGAGCCCATAGCCATCCCGAGGAAGAGGATGCCAACGCTTGCCCCCACTATTGTGTGGCTCCGCTCGCTGTAGACCGCCTGGGCCACGGCCCCTATTGGGGCTAGGGATAATGGATAAGCCGCTGCCGCCACTGTTTGTAGCAGTAGGAACGAGGAGTAATCGCCGGCAAAGGCCCTACCCATTAATCCAATCATTGAGAGTGCGGCTGATGTGATTAGGACTCGCCGTATTGTTAGCCTAGCCGATAACCAGCCCGCCAATATGCCTAGAATAACCATCGTTAAGCCGTACTCGGAGATCATGAATATGACGGCGCCTATGCTTATGTTGAATATGGATGATAGTGCTGGGACAAGGGGGGCCAGGAGGAACCATCCAAACCCTATTGTGAACAGGAGGAACCAGAGGGGCAATAATTGGGTTATCCTCATCGAAGCAATGCCCAGGCATTTAGTTTTAAGTTATTGCGCGATGCCCAATATTTAATACATAAATACTGGTCACCAGAGCATTGTGAAATGAGAAGCGAAGCAAGTAATCTAGATGCCGTAATCATAGGGGGTGGAATCAATGGATTATTCACTGCACTGGATTTATCGCTGCGCGGATTCAGCGTCGCACTACTGGAGCGAGGGGCAATTGGGGGCGGCACCAGCGATAGAATGCATGGCCTCCTACACAGTGGGGCTAGGTACGCTGTCTCCGATCCCAAGGCGGCCATGGAGTGCATAAGGGAGAATGAGACCCTCAGCAAAATAGCGCCTAGCCACGTCATAAATACCGGGGGGCTCTTCGTTGCGATAAGCGAGGAGGACCTTAATTATGTGGATGAATTCACTAGGGCCCTCAGGGCGACCGGCATTAATTATAGGGAGGAGAACGTGGGCGAGGTGCTGAGGGAGGAGCCCTTCCTATCCCCCCAAGCCAAGCTAGTGATAAGCGTTCCCGATAAGGTGGTTAAGGCTAGGGAACTCATGAGTGGCGTGGCCATGGCTGCCCATGATGAGGGCGCATTGATAATTCAGGACGCGGAGGTAATCGGCATCAACGTGGTCGGCGACGCCGTGACTGAACTAGTTGTGAGGGATAACGTGCGCGGGGAAACCAAGAGGATTGGGGCTAGGATCGTGATTAATGCCGCGGGTCCATGGGCTTCCCGCATTGCATCTATGGCCGGCATAAGCGTCGACGTGATGGCAACCATGGGCGTCATGGTCGTGTACGAGAGGCTCCTCAATCATAGAGTAATAAATAGGTTGAGGCCCCCCAGCGATGGGGATATAGTTCTACCATATGGCGCCCGTTCAATAGCTGGAACAACGGCGCTCATAGTGGAGGACCCCGATAATGTTGAGATAAGCGATGAGGATGTGGGCCTAATAACTAGGGAGGCGGCGGCCATGATTCCGGCCATCGCGAGAACCAAGGTTCTTA includes:
- a CDS encoding sugar transporter, which encodes MSNQTHYPSRATYTVVSALGYLLDGYDLSVISVFTFSLIKFKFFQYNSFELAFVTGAALLGAMFGALIFGHFSDRLGRRYLYTFDLIFFVVFAALSAVSTNIIQMIIYRFFVGWGVGADYALSPVYATEMYPTGKRGMGYGWVYTFWSVGAFIAFMLGYIFYLIDPIYGWRWALGIGAVIALITIVMRSRMPESSRWRVAVKPNEEAIAEAKNLSHATGMREEDIDKLVDTENRKLSHVRPGSFLELFRGEYLKRTAVVWVQWILYDIGSYGFGLYAPSIISMLGFTGASSILMSALLYIPGALGAMGAAFLNDRWGRRLLQLLGFGFATLGMVLVALGALIGGLVAMVIGTIGLILWYGMGNLGPGNTMGLYAIELFPTKLRSTSMGGATAITRLVSFFSAFEFPYIALTLGKLTFFEFLAAITAAAFVFTIFFTPETKGISLEEISVAKYEGPSLRPRLKLETERKEEEETK
- a CDS encoding glycerol kinase, producing the protein MGVGSHVLVIDQGTSSTRASIIDSGGNMIGWSSREHSQIYPRPSWVEHDPLEIWSNVKITIKEAITNSGIDPKQLAAIGVTNQRETIVAWSPITGLPLHNAIVWQDKRTTSLVESLPRNDIISKTGLVPDSYFSGPKIQWLLSNVPGLRDKARRGEALFGTIDSWITWNLTRGGRELINARGGAHVTDYSNASRTMLFNIRLLDWDPELLEVMGSIYSDSLPLPLPSSHYLFGYTGPDVTKLIGAEVPVTGMVGDQQAALFGQAGFRRGSIKATYGTGTFILMNTGEDIMEPKNGLLSTIFYSTQRGSALYALEGSILIGGAAIRWVIDAGIAKSIREVEELAGQVSGNGGVYFVPALSGLGAPYWDQYARGTIIGLTRSSDARYLARAALEAVAYMARDVLESFRSVAGINGDELRVDGGASRNNLLMQFQADITGLRVVRPINTETTSLGAAYLAGLAAGLWRDLSDVAGLWRPEAVFIPRMPLTEREQLYGAWKAAVARAMGWARETPWALSNNES
- a CDS encoding MFS transporter, yielding MRITQLLPLWFLLFTIGFGWFLLAPLVPALSSIFNISIGAVIFMISEYGLTMVILGILAGWLSARLTIRRVLITSAALSMIGLMGRAFAGDYSSFLLLQTVAAAAYPLSLAPIGAVAQAVYSERSHTIVGASVGILFLGMAMGSLLGPHMFLAWGLRGSLYVSGALSIIALAWMIMGSRNYPAKYSRSLRGVFQVGMLKNWYIGFTVASLSVMFSSIASTMLAHNGLPISXALTYGGEFGGLXFLGSALGAIILPTLFEYINKVXLGLVLTSLLSLASAALLSYYLAYTAQVLLLSILFFIFGFVGNAFWSMALASVTSYVKDPARAGLATSMYSVATNLGVTFIPSLLGSMFPTHQFISITIVSTMMLLALVASIFLKTS
- a CDS encoding FAD-dependent oxidoreductase, encoding MRSEASNLDAVIIGGGINGLFTALDLSLRGFSVALLERGAIGGGTSDRMHGLLHSGARYAVSDPKAAMECIRENETLSKIAPSHVINTGGLFVAISEEDLNYVDEFTRALRATGINYREENVGEVLREEPFLSPQAKLVISVPDKVVKARELMSGVAMAAHDEGALIIQDAEVIGINVVGDAVTELVVRDNVRGETKRIGARIVINAAGPWASRIASMAGISVDVMATMGVMVVYERLLNHRVINRLRPPSDGDIVLPYGARSIAGTTALIVEDPDNVEISDEDVGLITREAAAMIPAIARTKVLRSYAAVRPLIKMKGVDAREATRDFAVVRHESPSNMVSIIGGKFTTGRLVGEMVGDVVAGMLGSSKPSRTKEYKLPSDPYAYAEKASPFIRSTIRALANSLDDEYGRIAAYASILSEYSREGRARLGW